TGACCCCCCAACACCCTGACCCCCCCAACACCCTGACCCCCCCATCACCCTGACCCCCCCATCACCCTGACCCCCCATCACCCTGGCCCCCCAACACCCTGACCCCCCATCACCCAGACCCCCCCAACTCCCAGACCCCCCCAACACCCTGAACCCCCCATCACCTAGACCCCCCCATCACCATGACCCCCCCATCACCCTGATCTCCAGCCTGACCCTCCCAACACCCTGACCCCCCCATCAACCTGATCTCCAGCCTGAACCCCCCCAACACCCTGACCCCCCCCAACACCGTGACCACCCCATCACCCTGATCCCCCATCGCCCTGACCGCCAGACTGATCCCCCTATCACCCTGACCTCCAGAGTGACCCCGTCATCACCCTGACCTCCAGACTGAACCCCCCATCACCCTGACCCACCCATCACCCTACCGccagactgacccccccccccccatcaccctgaCCCCCCCCGTCACCTAGACCTCAAGACTGACCCCACCATCACCCTGACCTCCAGACTGACCCCCCCATCACCCTGAACCCCCCATCACCCTGACCTCCAGACTGACCCCCCCCATCACCCTGACCTCCAGACTGCCCCCTCATCACCCTGACCTCCAGACTGACCCCCCCCCATCACCCTGAACCCCCCATCACACTGACCTCCAGACTGCCCCCCCATCACCCTGACCTCCAGACTGCCCCCTCATCACCCTGACCTCCAGACTGACCCCCCCCCATCACCCTGAACCCCCCATCACACTGACCTCCAGACTGACCCCCCCCATCACCCTGAACCCCCCAACACCCTGAACCCCCCATCACCCTAACCTCCAGActgaccctccccatcaccctgacCTCCAGACTGACCCCATCACCCTGACCTCCAGACTGTCCCCCAACACCCTGACCCCCCCATCACCCTGACCTCCACACTGACCCTCCCCATCACTCTGACCTCCAGACTGACCCCCCCGTCACCCTGACCTCCAGACTGACACCCCATCACCCTGAGCCCCCCATCATCCTGACCCCCCCATCACCCTGACCACCCCCAACACCCTGACCCCACCATCACCCTGACCTCCACACTGACTCTCCCCATCACCCTGACCTCCAGCCTGACCCGCCATCACCCTGAGCCCCCCAACACCCTGACCCCCCCATCACCCTGACCTCCAGACTGACCCCCCCATCACCCTGACCCCCCCTAACACCCTGACCCCCCCCATCGCCCTGACCTCCAGActgaccctccccatcaccctgaaCCGCCCATCACCCTGACCTCCAGACTGACCCCCCCATCACCCTGACCCCACCATCACCCTGACCTCCAGACTGATCCCCTAAACACCCTGACCCCCCATCACCCTGACCTCATGACTGACACCCCCATCACCCTGACCCCCCCAACACCCTGAGCCCCCCATCGCCCTGACCTCCAGACTGACCCCCCCATCAACCTGACCCCCCCAACATCCTGACCCCCCCAACACCCTGACCCCCCAACACCCTGACCCCCCCATCACCCTGACCTCCAGACTGACCCCCTCATCACCCTGACCTCCAGACTGACCCCCTCATCACCCTGACCTCCAGACTGACCTCCCCATCACCCTGACCTCCACActgaccctccccatcaccctgaaCCCCCCCCAATCACCCTGATCTCCAGCCTGACCCCCCCCAACACCCTGACCCCCCCATCACCCTGACCTCCAGACTGACCTCCCCATCaccctgaaccccccccccccaatcaccctGACTTCCAGACTGACCCCACCATCACCCTGACCTCCAGACTGACCCCCCCCCATCACCCTGACCTCCAGACTGATCCCCCCCATCACCCTGACCCCCCATCACCCTGACCTCCAGACTGACCCCACCATCACCCTGACGTCCAGACTGACCCCCCCCCATCACCCTGACCTCCAGACTGATCCCCCCATCACCCTGACCCCCCCATCACCCTGACCTCCAGACTGACCCCATCaccctgaacccccccccccccaatcaccctGACTTCCAGACTGACCCCACCATCACCCTGACCTCCGGACTGACCCCCCCATCACCCTGACCTCcacaggtaaattgtccattgtaaatttccccttgtgtaggtaggtggtaggtgaattgagggaaggtggggatgtggtagggaatatggggttcatGTCGGATTAGtttaatgggtgattgatggtcggcacagacacggcgggccgaagggcctgtttcagtgctgtatctctctatgactctatgtatatGTATCTATggttgtgtctttggaattctcttcctcaaaaggcggtgggagcagagtctgtgaatatttttaaggcagaggtggataaatTCTTGATATAAAGGGGGCGGAaggtggccgagtggcctactcctgcttggtCTGTTCATCTGCCAACCTGTCCAGCTGGTGTAAGGGCGGGACTCCAGCTTTGACTGACACCTTTCGTGACCAATAGAAATACGAAGCAGTAGCTCCTTGACGTCATCGGGAAGGCTCAGCCATTCACAGCGCGCCTTAGAATCAGGTTCGGTTGACGCAGCTGTGTAAAAATACGCATGCGTGAGTTGTGCCAGTAATGTCGGCGATGATGGTGGGAGATGCGGTGTTGGCGAGGAAGATGCAGCACCGGCCTTTCCTCATTGCCGTTAGCGGCGGGACCGCAAGCGGGAAAGTAGGTGGTGGTATAGATTATGGCGACTTTTAGCCCGGTGTTTGACAAGGACCGCGTGTCGGCCGCAACCTTCAGGTCGAGTTTGAGGGAAATCAGCATGGCAAATGGAGCGCAGGCGCAGTGCCGGGTCCGGGTGGCGCGCAGGCGCAGTGCCGGGTCCGGGTGGATTTCTGCAAGTGAGctgtgatttatttattttatttagagatacagcactgaatctaaTCGTAACTTCAATGGAAAGATTTGCTTTAATTATTGGCTTCAGATACTGCCTGGGTTCAGGGAGGGACTGTCTGGATCTGCTTCTTATCCACATCCACAtgagcaggaggaggctatttgtTCTGCCTTGTCTCTGTGACTGTTGTTAACAAAGAGGAagagcgtcactgacctgaaaccttgtgtctgcacagatgctgcctgacctgctgagtatttccagcattttctgttcttgagGGAGTTAGATCAGGTTTtaactaccctttgtatgaagtgATACTTCTTGATATCAACCCTCAACAGCCAAGCTCTAACTTCAAGTTGTGCCACTTGTTCTAGAATGTTCCACCAGAGGAGATAGTGTCTCTCTGTTTAGATTATGTTTTTTATTAATCATCTTAAGTACCTCAGTTAGATCacacttaatcttctatactccagGTAGTGCCAGCTGAGTtcatgcaacctgccctcataatttaagttTTAGACCCAGTATCTTTCTGGTGAATCTGTGGTGCCCCACACTACGACtaatttttcttctttggcctccttgtctcgagagacaatgggtaagcgcctagaggtggtcagtggtttgtgaagcagcgcctggagtggctataaatgccaattcaagagtgaccgactcttccacaggctttgcagataaaattggttgtcggggccgttacacagttggctctctccttgcgcttctgtcttttttcctgccaagagctaagtctcttcgacttgccactctagccctgcctttatggctgcccgccagctctggcaatcactggcaactgactcccacgacttgtggtcagtgtcacaggacttcatgtcgcgtttgcagacgtctttaaagcggagacatggacgacacggtgggtctgataccagtgacgagctcgctgtacaatgtgtccttggggatcctgccatcttccatgcggctcacatgggcaagccacctcaagcactgctggctcagtagggtgtatatgctggggatgttggccgcctcgaggacttctgtgttggagatacggtcctgccacctgatgccaaggattgtacggaggcagcaaagatggaatgagttgcaacgtcactcttggctgatatacgtagtccaggcctcgctgcaaggtactgaggacacaggcttgatacattcggacttttgtgttccgtgtcagtgcgccattttcccataccctcttggcgagtctggacgtagcagcagacgcctttcccttgcgcttgttgatttctgtatagagagacaggttactggtgatagttgagcctaggtagttgaactcttgaaccacttccagagtgtggtcgccgatattgatggatggagcatttctgacgtcctgtcccatgatgttcgttttcttgaggctgatggttaggccaaattcattgcagacagccgcaatcctgtcgctgagtctctgcaggcactcttcagtgtgagatgttaatgcagcatcgtcagcaaagaggagttccctgatgaggactttccgtactttggttttcgctcttagacgggcaaggttgaacaacctgccacctgatcttgtgtggaggaaaattccttcttctgaagacttgaacgcatgtgagagcagcagggagaagatcccaaacagtgtaggtgcgagaacacagccctgtttcacgccactcaggataggaaaggggtctgatgaggtgccgccatgttgaattgtgcctttcatattgtcatggaatgaggtgatgatacttggaagctttggtggacatccaatcttttctagtagtctgaagagaccatgtctgctgactaggtcaaaggctttggtgagatctatgaaagcaacatcgaggggcatctgttgttcacggcatttctcctgtagttggcgaagggagaacagcatgtcaatggtggatttctctgctcgaaagccacactgtgcctcagggtagacacgctcagccagcttctggagtctgttgaaaatgactcgagcgaagactttccccactatgctgagaaggGAGATTCCACAATAGTtgtagtcactgcggtcacccttgttcttaaagagggtgatgatattggcatcgcgcatgtcctgtggtactgctcccttatcccagcacaggcaaagcagttcgtagggtgctgaaagtatagcaggtttggcacgcTTCatgatttcagggataatgccgtccttcccaagggcttttccgctggctagagaatcaatggcttcactgagttccgattttgttggctgtacgtccagctcatccatgactggcagagactgggctgcattgagggtggtctcagtgacaacattgtccctggagtacagttctaggtagtgctccacccagcagtccatttgcttgcgttggtcagtgatcgtgtcccctgatttagacttgcggGGGGgtaggggcgatcttcttgatggttagcccaaaagctcccttaatgccatcatacattagaGTCATCGtgctacaacactgaaacaggcccttcggcccaccgagtctgtgccgaccatcaaccacccatttatactaatcctacattaatcccatattccctaccacatccccaccttccctcaattctcctaccacctacctacactaggagcaatttaaaatggccaatttacctatcaacctgcacgtttttggctgtgggaggaaaccggagcacccggaggaaacccacacggtcacagggagaacttgcaaactctgcacaggcagtacctagaaccgaacctgggtcgctgtagctgtgaggctgcggtgctaactactgtgccaccctctgatgtttctggtgtcggagaccagctgaatatgactgcataggtgttgccagtagtcatttgcgcagcacctggctgttctttgtgcagtgcttctggctgctttaagtgctacggatgttaactcgctgggggctttcttgtagttcagcagtgcaatgcgcttagtggctatgacaggttccagctcttcaatgtgagattgaaaccagtctgcattctgcttcacacgtttgccataggtggtcattgctgagtcgtagatggcgtctgatgtgggcccacttggtctctgcatcccctgtgggagtgttttgaagggctttttcgagtgaatttagaaagttacgtaacagctgtggatgagaaattctgctagtgttgatgcgcgggcgacccttctgcttggagtgatgcagcttctttggtttgagtctaaccttgctgcacaccagggagtggtcggtgttgcagtccgcactgttggagctgcgtgtgatttggacagtgtttatcgaggctcaccttgtgacgatgaggtccggctggtgccaacgacgtgatcttgggtgcctccatgaaacctggtgtcaGGGTTTAGTATGaggacgagttggtgatgcagaggttgtgatagataCACAACTCCACACTAAGGTCAGCATATCCCTTTTGTGTTGCGCTGTCCAGACCTTAATGCTTAGATGCCATTTGGGACCCTCAAATGTTTCATTTGTAGCTCATCCTGAGTTAAACGACCTGCCCCTTTCTCACTGCACATATAATGTAACAACTTTCAATCCTTCGTATtcttgataaaggccaacattccatttactgTTTGaaatttttttgtacctgtccCTTAGCTTTTGGTGATTTCTGTACTTAGATTCCTAAATCTCTCTCCTCATCCACAGTTCCGAGCTTCTCCCAATTTAGAAAATTGATCTTTCCTTCTCaggtccacattgaactccatctgccactgtttttcCCACTTGCTTAATCTATTAATGTTTCTTAACTTTCTGCTCCTATCTGGACTTCTTACAATGCAACCTTAATTAATGTCAGCAAATTTCAACGTCCAGCTCTCCGTTCTAGATGCAGGAAGCACCGAGCAGGTCGCTTTACAGCTGGGGCAAGAGACTCTGGTGTTGACCCCTCCGGCTCAGCTTGAGGTGCCACTCCTCCCTCTTATTGTTAGACCCCCTACCTTTCATTTCAGAGCAGTGCACTGCATTTTGCAATGATACTGACATTACTTGCTCATCAAATGTGGTTCCCagttggtgggtggggggtggggtgggggggtagggaTCATGTCactgcccccccatccccccctgCCAGTCACTGAGATCAGACAATTATGTATGTGAAAATACAATAAATAATTTGCTGATGTACTTTAAATTACTGACGAATAGTGAATTTGAGTCTGTTGTGAATTGTAAATCATTGTAGTGGTTGTGATGTACCAAACTTGCCTTTTTAAACTCTGAAAAATGGGTGAGTTTGGATGTGTTAAATATTTGAGATATTgtttaattgtctgtttttgtcacAGTCTTCGGTGTGTCAGAAAATTGTTGACCTGCTGGGACAGAATAAAGTGGACCAGCAGCAGAGACAGGTGGTGATCCTGAGCCAGGACAGTTTCTACAAGGTTCTGACCGCAGAACAGAAAGCCAAGGCTAGTAAAGGACAGTATAACTTCGATCATCCAGGtacctgcatgagagagagagattgggtgggaGAGGAGACGGTAGGAGGGGggtctgtgggggtgggggggtagggttAGCATGGCTTTTGCAATTTCTGTTTAGCTTTCCTTGCATTAATGAGAGTGTGAATTCTACTTTTGTTCTGTGTAGTGTCATGGTGCTAGGGTCTTCTGGTGAGGCTATACGAGaaagttctctgtctgtgtgttgtgGGGACTCTGGCTTTGCTTGTTGCTGATTTTGTTTTTTCATTTCCACTATATACAGATGCATTTGACAATGAGCTGATTCTACGCACCCTGAAGGACATCATCAATGGCCAAACAGTATCGATTCCTGTCTATGATTTTGTTACACATTCACGGTGTGTATCAGAGCATGTGGAATTGTCACACCGAATTCTGTGTGAAATAGACAGCTAAAGAAATGCAAAGCAAAAGTTGTAGGAATTGGAGTCAAAACTGCTTGTTTGGGAGTGCGGACTGAGGGGGGAATGGGCTAGAGTGTCTGCTGCGCCACTGGTAAGGGGTACTAGTTAGATCTTGTGTGGTATTGGTGCGGGGTGGTGGCGGGTGCGGCGGTATCAGGCTGGCCTTGTGTTTCCTGGGTGGGGGCAATTGGCCAGGGTTGCTATAGCTGCTGGTTTGGGTGGGGGTGTGTAACCTTGGGTGATTTGGCCATGGCTCCTTTTAATTGAATCCTGCCCCTGCTGAAAAGTAGATGTGGCTGTGGATATTgggtgaaggcagcagcacggttAAGTGCAATGGCCCCCGCAGTGGACTGCCCTGCACAAATAAAGACTGGCTACTTGGTTAAGATGCTGGGGACAGGCATTGCCTGTGGACCTATCCAAGCAAATAACCAGAGTGGGGGATTGACTGTGGGGACGATATGTCAGCGATTGCTGGTTTATGTGGCAAGGTGGCTAGACCTCCATCGGCATGTTTGTATTCTGGCAAACCCATTGTTCCTTAAACTAAGGAGGGCTGGTAATCAGTTTAAATCTGAGATGGATGGAGATGGGTCTGATTCAATGGCGGAGAAGGGTGGAGAGGCTAAGCGGCCTCCTTCTGTTGTGGATTTGGGGTGAGACTGACAGGCTTACTGTGTGCAGGAAGGCGGAGATGGTGCAGGTTTATCCAGCTGATGTGGTCCTCTTCGAGGGGATCCTGGTTTTCTATTCCCAGGAGATCAGGGATTTGTTCCAGATGAAACTTTTTGTGGATACAGATGCGGATACCCGGCTTTCCCGAAGAGGTGAGAGTGGGTCCTGGGATGGGGTGGGTGTTGAGGTGGCTCAGGGTTGCAGGAGCCCTCATATTGGGATGGTATTGAATGCTAAGTAAACAGGATTTGCTTTCTTTTTCTTCTGCACTGCACTCTGCTTCCCCATTTCCTGCATTGCTCCCTCAAACTTCTGCTGTTTTCATCACCCCGCTCCCTGCCCTGCTACGTGCTGGGACTGTGGGCGGTGAAGCCTGCTCCCTACCCTGCTACGTGCTGGGGCTCTGGGTGGTGAAGCCTGCTCCCTGCCCTGCTACGTGCTGGGGCTCTGGGTGGTGAAGCCTGCTCCCTGCCCTGCTACGTGCTGGGGCTCTGGGTGGTGAAGCCTGCTCCCTGCCCTGCTACGTGCTGGGGCTCTGGGTGGTGAAGCCTGCTCCCTGCCCTGCTACGTGCTGGGGCTCTGGGTGGTGAAGCCTGCTCCCTGCCCTGCTACGTGCTGGGGCTCTGGGTGGTGAAGCCCGCTCCCTGCCCTGCTACGTGCTGGGGCTCTGGGCGGTGAAGCCCGCTCCCTGCCCTGCTACGTGCTGGGGCTCTGGGCGGTGAAGCCCGCTCCCTGCCCTGCTACGTGCTGGGGCTCTGGGCGGTGAAGCCCGCTCCCTGCCCTGCTACGTGCTGGGGCTCTGGGCGGTGAAGCCCGCTCCCTGCCCTGCTTCGTGCTGGGTCTCTGGGTGGTGAAGCCCGCTCCCTGCCCTGCTTCGTGCTGGGTCTCTGGGTGGTGAAGCCCGCTCCCTGCCCTGCTTCGTGCTGGGTCTCTGGGTGGTGAAGCCCGCTCCCTGCCCTGCTTCGTGCTGGGGCTCTGGGTGGTGAAGCCCGCTCCCTGCCCTGCTTCGTGCTGGGGCTCTGGGTGGTGAAGCCTGCTCCCTGCCCTGCCCTGGGACTTTGGACGGCAGAACTTTGAGCTGTCAGATGGGACTTGCCTGTGGTTGTTTAGTGTGCAGTTTTGGAGAATTCCCTGCATTACCCTGTCCTGCTTGTGCTCTTGTACATTGTTTCTGTGTTTTTATAATTTAACTGTGTATTTTTACCTCACCCTTTCCGCCCTACAGTTTTGAGAGACATCAACGAAAGGGGCAGGGACCTGGAACAAATTCTGACACAGTACACCACCTTTGTAAAACCAGCTTTCGAGGAGTTCTGCCTTCCGG
This genomic window from Heterodontus francisci isolate sHetFra1 chromosome 43, sHetFra1.hap1, whole genome shotgun sequence contains:
- the LOC137355813 gene encoding uridine-cytidine kinase 2-A-like isoform X3, encoding MSAMMVGDAVLARKMQHRPFLIAVSGGTASGKSSVCQKIVDLLGQNKVDQQQRQVVILSQDSFYKVLTAEQKAKASKGQYNFDHPDAFDNELILRTLKDIINGQTVSIPVYDFVTHSRKAEMVQVYPADVVLFEGILVFYSQEIRDLFQMKLFVDTDADTRLSRRVLRDINERGRDLEQILTQYTTFVKPAFEEFCLPTKKYADVIIPRGVENLVAINLIVQHIQDILTGGLTKRNGCVNGHTVPRIRHTSESSTRPH
- the LOC137355813 gene encoding uridine-cytidine kinase 1-like isoform X5 codes for the protein MSAMMVGDAVLARKMQHRPFLIAVSGGTASGKSSVCQKIVDLLGQNKVDQQQRQVVILSQDSFYKVLTAEQKAKASKGQYNFDHPDAFDNELILRTLKDIINGQTVSIPVYDFVTHSRFERHQRKGQGPGTNSDTVHHLCKTSFRGVLPSDQEICRCHHSQRGGKPGCHKPNRAAHSGYPDWRSDQTQWLCEWTYSAPHSTHLRVQHTATLTLTAQRGAPH
- the LOC137355813 gene encoding uridine-cytidine kinase 2-like isoform X1 — encoded protein: MSAMMVGDAVLARKMQHRPFLIAVSGGTASGKSSVCQKIVDLLGQNKVDQQQRQVVILSQDSFYKVLTAEQKAKASKGQYNFDHPDAFDNELILRTLKDIINGQTVSIPVYDFVTHSRKAEMVQVYPADVVLFEGILVFYSQEIRDLFQMKLFVDTDADTRLSRRVLRDINERGRDLEQILTQYTTFVKPAFEEFCLPTKKYADVIIPRGVENLGSTLKNNSCLNNELLRHRWRLSHMKQQRGAGPWGSCFFYHCRGVYWWGRGWGEAEGSKKISSNPKMLIPSS
- the LOC137355813 gene encoding uridine-cytidine kinase 1-like isoform X4, coding for MSAMMVGDAVLARKMQHRPFLIAVSGGTASGKSSVCQKIVDLLGQNKVDQQQRQVVILSQDSFYKVLTAEQKAKASKGQYNFDHPDAFDNELILRTLKDIINGQTVSIPVYDFVTHSRFERHQRKGQGPGTNSDTVHHLCKTSFRGVLPSDQEICRCHHSQRGGKPGCHKPNRAAHSGYPDWRSDQTQWLCEWTYSAPHSTHLRVQHTATLTLTAQRGVRAPH
- the LOC137355813 gene encoding uridine-cytidine kinase 2-like isoform X2, which encodes MERRRSAGSGWRAGAVPGPGGFLQSSVCQKIVDLLGQNKVDQQQRQVVILSQDSFYKVLTAEQKAKASKGQYNFDHPDAFDNELILRTLKDIINGQTVSIPVYDFVTHSRKAEMVQVYPADVVLFEGILVFYSQEIRDLFQMKLFVDTDADTRLSRRVLRDINERGRDLEQILTQYTTFVKPAFEEFCLPTKKYADVIIPRGVENLGSTLKNNSCLNNELLRHRWRLSHMKQQRGAGPWGSCFFYHCRGVYWWGRGWGEAEGSKKISSNPKMLIPSS